A region from the Aegilops tauschii subsp. strangulata cultivar AL8/78 chromosome 5, Aet v6.0, whole genome shotgun sequence genome encodes:
- the LOC109764305 gene encoding uncharacterized protein, translating to MSKSCKGLAMELVKCLSETDCVKVQKRPYKECAGEKAPNITSECVGLRETYFNCKRGQVDMRARIRGNKGY from the exons aTGTCGAAGTCGTGCAAGGGGCTAGCCATGGAGCTCGTCAAGTGCCTCAGCGAGACCGACTGCGTCAAG GTTCAGAAGAGGCCGTACAAGGAGTGCGCGGGGGAGAAGGCGCCCAACATCACCAGCGAGTGCGTCGGCCTGCGGGAGACCTACTTCAACTGCAAAAGGGGCCAG GTTGACATGCGAGCCCGGATACGTGGGAACAAGGGGTATTGA